ACATGcagtctactgaatggaatgtctggtcaacatgcagtctactgaatggaatgtctggtcaacatgtaatgtactgaatggaacgtctggtcaacatgtagtctacAGAAGTGAACatctggtcaacatgtagtctactgaatggaacgtCTGGTCAGCATGTAGTCTACAGAAGTGAACatctggtcaacatgtagtctGCTGAATGGAATGTTACATTTTTAAATTGTTCTCTTTGATTAGTAATTATGAAGTTACCACACTGTTGATCACAATTTGACAAAGTAACATGGTCTGTctgttgtttgtgtgtttataGAACTGGAGAAACTGAGTCGTCATTTCCAGCTGCTGTCAGTCCTGCCAGCAGCCAAAcgctcctctctgctccagctCCTCAAGACAAccatggaggacagagaagcagTCAGTGTGCTGGAGAGTGTGGTGAGTGAGACGTACAGaaacagggcacacacacacacacacacacacacacacacacacacacacacacacacacacacacacacacacacacacacacacacacacacacacacacacacacacacacacacacacacacacacacacacacacaatgtagacaaacacacacaatgtagacacacaaacacacacacacaatgtagacacgcaaacacacacgcacacacaatgtagacacacacacacacacaatgtagacacgcaaacacacacgcacacacaatgtagacacacacacacacacaatgtagacacacaagcacacacacaatgtagacacacaagcacacacacaatgtagacacacacacacacacaatgtagacacacacacaatgtagacacacacacacacacacaatgtagacacacacacacacaatgtagacacacacacacacaatgtagacacacacacacaatgtagacacacacacacacacacaatgcagacacacacacacacacacacacacacaatgcagacacacacacacacacacaatgtagacacacacacacacaatgtagacacacacacacacacacaatgtagacacacacacacacaactaatgGCAGGAATGAATATCTCACCCTGAATATCTGTAACATTCTCACTGTCTttcgtattctctctctcttttgtcacAGCTGGATCAGTTGTGTGAAGGTGAGACTCCTGACCTGGGTGACCTGGaagagtctgagagggagacagtccAGGCCATACTGGATCTTGTAGACCAATGTGTTGggaaggatgaggaagagatCAGATCTTCACTTCTCAGTGCCGTCCACCTCATTGTCAGTGCCATGGACGGTGAGATAGAGAGCAGTTTTCACAGGATTCTCCAGTTATTATTTGATCAGTTCCTGGGAAACTAGGTTcactactgtgtgtgtatatttatgtgtatatttatgtgtgtatatttatttattcaggAATGACAGATGAGGGTCTCTCTGTGTTGGGATCCTGTTGCAGTCATCCAGTCTTACAGGCCCTGCAGATCCTGGTGAGTTCACACCTGCTTGATTGAGCCTCCAGTCCTATATGGCCTTTTAGAAAAGAGTGCATTTAAcattttaacatttaagtcatttagcagacgctcttatccagagcgacttacaaattggtgcattcaccttatgacatccagtggaacagtcactttacaatagttctcCTGTTCTCCTTGTCCTCCAGGTGCAGCATGTGGCAGCAGGGAGTGGGGAGACCTTCTCTCTGAGAGATGCAGGTCTGGCTGTTCTGACTGAGGAGGAGCTGTATCAGAGGACAGAGCGTCTCTTTGCCCTCTCTAATGTGGAACTTACCAGATTGAATGAGGACGCAGAATTCACAGTGACTTCAGTTATCTGCCCTGGACACCTTCTTCTTGTCATGAGTATCGCTGTGAATGGCCTGGCCTCTTTAGGATAGATTGAGCCAAATAGAAACATTCCTTGTGCTACAAAGTGGATATATGAACTGCACCGCCAGGGATGAATTTCAGAAATGTCACATTTGATAACATATTGTTGATGATTGCAAAGCGACAGGAGTAAAACATATCAAAAACAAGATAATGCACGTGTGAAGAAAAATGTACAAAATAATATTCCCACTACTGTACATTAATTAATGACACATTCCTACGTCATATTTCCGTGTTAATGGCTTTTCATCAAAACGCAGTTGTATTTACTTCTGCCAGATGC
This sequence is a window from Oncorhynchus gorbuscha isolate QuinsamMale2020 ecotype Even-year unplaced genomic scaffold, OgorEven_v1.0 Un_scaffold_2501, whole genome shotgun sequence. Protein-coding genes within it:
- the LOC124025877 gene encoding uncharacterized protein LOC124025877; translation: LEKLSRHFQLLSVLPAAKRSSLLQLLKTTMEDREAVSVLESVLDQLCEGETPDLGDLEESERETVQAILDLVDQCVGKDEEEIRSSLLSAVHLIVSAMDGMTDEGLSVLGSCCSHPVLQALQILVQHVAAGSGETFSLRDAGLAVLTEEELYQRTERLFALSNVELTRLNEDAEFTVTSVICPGHLLLVMSIAVNGLASLG